The genome window GATTGCCCCATTCCAGTTGCTCTTCTGACTTCCATTCCAAAAATTGACCAAATTCTGAACCCATGAAGAGTAGTTTCTTACCAGGGTGGCAGATCTGATAGGTCAAGAGGTTACGGAGTCCAGCAAATTGATTGTACCGATCTCCCCACATCTTATGCATCAAACTCTTCTTACCATGCACCACTTCATCGTGTGAAAACGGTAGTAAGAAGTTTTCAGAAAATGCATACATGAAACTAAAGGTTACCAGGTTAAAGTCAAATTTCCGGTAGATGGGATCTTCTTCGTAGAATCGAAGGATATCATTCATCCAACCCATATTCCATTTATAGTCAAAGCCAAGTCCACCTTCTTCTTCAGGACCCGTGATCTTTTGACCAGCAGAACTTTCTTCTGCAATCATCATGACATCTGGGTGTTCGTTCTTGATAATCGCATTCAAACGTCTAAGGAAATGAACGCCTTCGTAGTTGAGGTTTCCACCATCAATATTTGGTGTCCATGGACCACTATCGTAGTCAAGATAGAGCATATTGCTCACAGCATCGACCCGAATCCCATCTAAATGATAGGTATCAATCCAAAACTTCAAACTAGAAATCAAGAATGACTGGACTTGATTCTTCCCTAAATCGAAGTTCAAGGCTCCCCATCCGTAGTTATGGGCACGATGTTCATCCTGGTATTCAAAGGTTGGTGTTCCATCATAATAAGCCAAGGCATCATCATTGATAATGAAATGTCCTGGTACCCAATCCACGATCACTCCGATATTGTTGAGGTGGCATTCTTCCACGAAGTCTTGAAACTCTTCTGGGCTACCATAAGTCTGCTCGAGTGCAAAATATCCCATGAGCTGATAGCCCCAACTCAAGCCCAATGGATGGGCCATCACTGGCATAAATTCCACGTGGGTGTAGTTCATCTCCACCAAATATGGAATCAATTCTTCTTTTAGTTGTTTGAAGGTATAGGAACTGTGATCTTCATTACGTTTCCACGATCCTGCGTGAACCTCATAAATATTAACAGGTCGTTCCTTAAAACCAAGTTTTTTGCGGCGTGCTCTCCAGAGACCATCTTTCCAGTTTTTCTCTGGAATGGTCTTAATAATAGATCCAGTATTGGGTCTCTTTTCCATCCATAATGCTAGAGGATCGATTTTTTGCACCTGATGACCATTTTGTCGAGTCACCAAATACTTGTATATATCTCCCTCTTTTGCATCGGAACAGAAGACTTCCCAGACGCCTCCTTCATTACGAACCATTGGAATATTACGGGCTTCCCAATCAGTGAAATCACCAATCAGATCCACCGCCTGAGCATTGGGAGCCCAAACACGGAAGGTAAAGCCTTCTTGTTCTCCCCTTGTTTCCTTGTGAGCTCCTAAGTACTCTTGAAGATGGAAATTATCCCCTCTTCCAAATGTCCATAAGTCTGTGCTTCTATCCATTTACTCACCTCTTTATTTTTGAAAGCGTTTTCTAGTTGTTTTTATTTTACTATAAAATCACTTAATTTTCAAGTTGATTCCAGGAAAATCATGTAAATTTATCAGGAAAAGTTCTTTCATTTTCTCTTCCGAACCTTTTACTTCATTCCTTCGCTTTCCTCCTAATCTTACTTACGATTATACTATATATACGAGGAAAATTAAACAAATAACCGAACATTTAAATCACTATTTTTATTACTAACTAGTTTATTACGAATAAAATGAACATTTTTATGTACAATGTAAAAAAAGACTAAGACAAATTTGTCTTAGTCTTGATCGACTCTTAGTCTACGTTCACGTATTCTTTTGAAAGTTCAAGAACTTCTTCCATTGTTGAACATTCAGTCAGAGCACGGTTAGCGTATTCTTGCATTTTAGCTGTGTCGAGTTTCTTCATCAAGCTACGTGTACGAAGGACAGATGTCGCTGACATAGAGAACTCATCCAAGCCCATTCCGACAAGAAGTGGAACAGCAGTTTGGTCACCGGCCATTTCACCACACATACCTGCCCATTTGCCTTCAGCGTGAGCTGCTTTGATCACGTTGTTGATCAAACGAAGGATTGATGGGTTATATGGTTGGTAAAGGTATGAAACTTGTTCGTTCATACGGTCAGCAGCCATTGTGTATTGGATCAAGTCATTTGTACCGATTGAGAAGAAATCAACTTCTTTAGCAAATTGGTCCGCAAGCATAGCTGCTGCAGGAATTTCAATCATGATCCCTACTTCGATGTCGTCTGCAACAGCAACACCTTCCGCAAGCAATTTAGCCTTTTCTTCTTCAAGAATACCTTTAGCTGTACGGAACTCAGTCAACAAAGCAACCATTGGGAACATGATCCGCAATTTACCGTGAACAGATGCACGAAGCAAAGCACGCAATTGTGTACGGAACATTTGATTACCAGTTTCAGAGATAGAAATACGCAAAGCACGGAAGCCTAAGAATGGGTTCATTTCTTTAGGAAGGTCGAAGTAAGGAAGTTCTTTATCCCCACCAATATCCATTGTACGAACAACCACAGGTTTACCATTCATACCTTCAAGAACAGCTTTGTAGGCTTCGTATTGGTCATCTTCAGTAGGGAAGTCTTGAGAATCCATGTACAAGAATTCTGTACGGTAAAGACCAACAGCTTCTGCACCATTATCGTTTACACCTTCAACGTCTTTAGGTGTACCGATGTTGGCAGCCAACTCGAAGTGCTTTCCATCAGCAGTCACTGTTTTCGCATCTTTAAGGAGAGCCCATTCAGCTTTTTGTTTAGCATAAGCTTCACCAGCTGCTTTGAACTCTGCAATCTGTTCTTCAGTAGGGTTGATCACTACTTCACCAGTGATCCCTGAAACAGCCAAAACATCGCCATCTTTGACAAGTTCTGTGATGTTATTTGTACCAAGAACAGCTGCGATTTCAAGTGTACGAGCCATGATAGCTGAGTGACTTGTACGTCCACCGATATTCGTAACAAAAGCTTTTACATACTTTTTGTTCAACTGTGCTGTATCAGATGGAGTCAAGTCATGCGCCACCACGATTGCTTCTTCATTGATAGAAGCAGGGTTTGGCAATTTCTTACCAAGCAAGTTGGCAAGGACACGTTTGGTAACGTCACGAATATCTGCTGCACGTTCTTGCATGTAAGGATTGTCTTCCATTCCTTCAAAGATCGCAATGAACATGTCAGTGACTTCTTTCAAGCCAGCTTCTGCATTGATTTTTTTCGTACGAATTGTTTCTTTGATCTGACCAATCATTTCAGGGTCAGCAAGAACCATCATATGCGCATCAAAAACTTGCGCTGCTTCTTCACCAAGGCTTGCTACTGCATTCTCCCGAATAAGAGAAAGCTCGTTTTGTGAAGCTTCAAGAGCTGCATCCAAACGAGCTTCTTCTGCACTTGTATCTTCGACTGAAACAGTCTCAAATGATAAGTCTGGTTGAATGAGCAAATATGCCTTAGCAACGGCAACACCGTCAGATGCTGCAATTCCTTTTAGCATTTTTGTCATATTTTTAAGCCAATCCTTCTTTAGTCATTGTTTCTGAGATAGCTGCGATAGCATCATCAGC of Streptococcus sp. S5 contains these proteins:
- the glgB gene encoding 1,4-alpha-glucan branching protein GlgB, whose product is MDRSTDLWTFGRGDNFHLQEYLGAHKETRGEQEGFTFRVWAPNAQAVDLIGDFTDWEARNIPMVRNEGGVWEVFCSDAKEGDIYKYLVTRQNGHQVQKIDPLALWMEKRPNTGSIIKTIPEKNWKDGLWRARRKKLGFKERPVNIYEVHAGSWKRNEDHSSYTFKQLKEELIPYLVEMNYTHVEFMPVMAHPLGLSWGYQLMGYFALEQTYGSPEEFQDFVEECHLNNIGVIVDWVPGHFIINDDALAYYDGTPTFEYQDEHRAHNYGWGALNFDLGKNQVQSFLISSLKFWIDTYHLDGIRVDAVSNMLYLDYDSGPWTPNIDGGNLNYEGVHFLRRLNAIIKNEHPDVMMIAEESSAGQKITGPEEEGGLGFDYKWNMGWMNDILRFYEEDPIYRKFDFNLVTFSFMYAFSENFLLPFSHDEVVHGKKSLMHKMWGDRYNQFAGLRNLLTYQICHPGKKLLFMGSEFGQFLEWKSEEQLEWGNLEDEMNAKMRRFTSQLNHFYKEHKELWEIDDSFDGLEIIDADNRDQSVLSMIRKNRKGDLLVCVFNMAPVERKDFTIGVPVSAVYEEIWNTELEEWGGVWKEHNPTVQSQDGLWKDYEQTLTFTLPALGASIWKVKRKVRKTKSKTSDKK
- the ptsP gene encoding phosphoenolpyruvate--protein phosphotransferase; its protein translation is MTKMLKGIAASDGVAVAKAYLLIQPDLSFETVSVEDTSAEEARLDAALEASQNELSLIRENAVASLGEEAAQVFDAHMMVLADPEMIGQIKETIRTKKINAEAGLKEVTDMFIAIFEGMEDNPYMQERAADIRDVTKRVLANLLGKKLPNPASINEEAIVVAHDLTPSDTAQLNKKYVKAFVTNIGGRTSHSAIMARTLEIAAVLGTNNITELVKDGDVLAVSGITGEVVINPTEEQIAEFKAAGEAYAKQKAEWALLKDAKTVTADGKHFELAANIGTPKDVEGVNDNGAEAVGLYRTEFLYMDSQDFPTEDDQYEAYKAVLEGMNGKPVVVRTMDIGGDKELPYFDLPKEMNPFLGFRALRISISETGNQMFRTQLRALLRASVHGKLRIMFPMVALLTEFRTAKGILEEEKAKLLAEGVAVADDIEVGIMIEIPAAAMLADQFAKEVDFFSIGTNDLIQYTMAADRMNEQVSYLYQPYNPSILRLINNVIKAAHAEGKWAGMCGEMAGDQTAVPLLVGMGLDEFSMSATSVLRTRSLMKKLDTAKMQEYANRALTECSTMEEVLELSKEYVNVD